A DNA window from Brassica napus cultivar Da-Ae chromosome C1, Da-Ae, whole genome shotgun sequence contains the following coding sequences:
- the LOC106349970 gene encoding uncharacterized protein LOC106349970, with protein MANMENLQFPALDITGTNYISWVKNVELHLESLGLSDTVKENNTSTPQEKTKSVIFLRRHLDESIIYDYANMRDPKELWKSLKDRFDHQKDITLPLARDEWQSLRFQDFDKVMNYNSAVLGIVAKLRYCGETITESQMLEKTYTTFHKSHITLQQNYRLRGYTKFSELIVALLIAEKNNELLIMNYMTRPTGSKPFPEANALDTKKPVKENKTFRGRGRGGKTTVDVDECTIHKIGSHSSGSAQSNPLREKNTKEISPKSEKKLVSDAGTKGHWSRLCRTPAHLCALYKESVKRKEKEVNFAEHSEGTTHLDASDFVNDFEETAITEA; from the coding sequence ATGGCAAACATGGAGAACCTCCAATTTCCCGCTCTAGACATCACCGGTACCAACTACATTTCATGGGTTAAAAATGTCGAACTTCATCTTGAATCTCTTGGTTTATCCGATACCGTTAAAGAGAATAATACTTCAACGCCTCAAGAAAAGACTAAATCGGTGATCTTCCTTAGAAGACACCTTGATGAAAGTATTATTTATGACTATGCCAACATGAGAGATCCAAAAGAACTATGGAAGTCGCTGAAAGATCGTTTTGATCATCAGAAAGACATAACACTTCCACTTGCTCGGGATGAATGGCAGAGTCTGAGATTCCAAGATTTCGACAAAGTGATGAATTACAATTCTGCTGTGTTAGGAATTGTGGCCAAATTGAGATATTGTGGTGAAACGATCACCGAATCTCAAATGCTTGAGAAGACATACACCACATTCCACAAGAGCCACATCACCCTGCAACAAAATTACAGGTTGCGGGGATATACCAAATTTTCGGAATTGATTGTGGCGCTTCTCATAGCAGAAAAGAACAACGAGCTTCTGATCATGAATTACATGACTCGTCCAACTGGTTCTAAACCGTTTCCTGAAGCAAACGCATTAGATACGAAGAAACCAGTCAAAGAAAATAAGACCTTTCGGGGTCGCGGTCGTGGTGGTAAAACTACCGTGGACGTGGACGAATGTACAATCCACAAGATAGGAAGTCATTCCAGTGGGTCCGCTCAGAGCAATCCCCTAAGGGAAAAGAACACCAAGGAAATATCTCCCAAAAGCGAGAAGAAGCTTGTTTCAGATGCGGGTACTAAGGGACATTGGTCTCGTTTATGTCGTACCCCTGCACACCTTTGCGCTCTATACAAGGAGTCCgtcaaaaggaaagaaaaagaagtaaaTTTTGCGGAACATTCTGAGGGTACAACGCACCTCGATGCGTCTGACTTTGTGAATGATTTCGAGGAGACCGCTATCACGGAAGCCTAA